Proteins encoded within one genomic window of Glycine soja cultivar W05 chromosome 1, ASM419377v2, whole genome shotgun sequence:
- the LOC114415254 gene encoding uncharacterized protein LOC114415254: protein MPINIQPSNGLLKPAEDMGFGLEFRKSSTKQHSSSKTAKESSVLPHSKQSWKDAEKLKSKSDLKQKGKLDAEGKIQNSETVRRRATERDELVKHMSNLPGYLLGTDKVENFQEKAFNVGVLDWSRLEKWKHKQKHIPVLVSSFTSLNNSELSSRTAAKPSISVGGKEKLNDKKSLLSSGIRSSYRESFPESAKHPFHDVKRFESSKTVTKSIGDEKSLTPRAFEYFGNKTHSDISLEKERRNGYSKRTSQVKNFASNAKLHGISYLNENGRDDGSKQNMEDWKEHNHNKKERNYKSSADMGHPSLKSKRKGASSSPKKMNSSCSETRKKVDQLQESDFDIGRKHYHIKPSNIVLLCPVEIPQSSSSEDFQLSESRTSSDENFSESTKSSLSYVSLPDEVYTPQSGPLRSAVEFSSLEMMQHSISTDLGVDRSSVVSEIPSSTINKISSLQSASACFEKDMFDAKLRDQCAFSKLKESLDQETAELTAQKEMNTSHNRRFSFSLSRIGRSFSFKEGPTLPQYSSMHVSAKSGPVTPQSSVRWDNPSKEKANSHIRNRSSPLRRLLDPLLKHKASDKHHSAQRDQTLEGIANSSFRTIGVNESLLAEKSQGSSVQGLLQLTIKNGVPLLKFVLNNERKIFAATRNSLASLEKGDLGSCFTFYLVNEIKKKSGGWISHGNKEKSCGYAYNVIAQMKFSSCKITEPTNQNSNRKCMVKEYVLVGVEISQTDQGPPKFIQSMELAAVVVETSCEKSTVGLDDDNNMLKKGCSKCLTDERCLCSSGDNDASDCTTVVLPGGVHGSPNKGEPTPLIYRWKTGGSCDCGGWDIGCRLLVLSNQNQNSSIAKSYKPYNDRFQLFVKEGAEQEKPLFTLLPLKDGFYSVEFDSTITHLQAFFISVAALSCQKLPGSLEIGNMHEEILNLKEPSSKNNRKLQGKAPLKYAPMPPLSPVGRV, encoded by the exons ATGCCAATCAATATACAGCCAAGTAATGGATTGTTGAAACCTGCTGAGGACATGGGATTTGGTTTGGAGTTCAGAAAGAGCAGCACAAAACAGCATAGCAGTTCAAAGACAGCTAAAGAAAGTTCTGTATTGCCCCATTCGAAACAAAGTTGGAAGGATGCTGAGAAGTTGAAGTCAAAGAGTGATCTCAAACAGAAAGGCAAGTTGGATGCAGAAGGGAAGATTCAGAACTCAGAAACTGTGAGGAGAAGGGCAACTGAAAGAGATGAACTTGTCAAGCACATGTCTAATTTGCCAGGCTATCTCCTGGGTACCGATAAAGTAGAAAACTTTCAAGAGAAAGCTTTCAATGTTGGTGTTCTAGATTGGTCTCGGCTTGAGAAGTGGAAGCATAAGCAGAAGCATATCCCAGTACTAGTTAGTAGTTTCACATCACTCAATAACAGTGAATTGTCATCAAGAACAGCTGCCAAACCATCTATCAGTGTTGGAGGCAAGGAAAAACTTAATGATAAGAAAAGTTTGCTTTCTTCAGGCATAAGGTCATCTTATAGGGAATCCTTTCCTGAAAGTGCCAAACATCCTTTTCATGATGTCAAACGATTTGAATCTTCCAAAACTGTAACTAAGAGCATAGGAGATGAGAAGAGCTTGACACCCCGGGCATTTGAGTACTTTGGAAACAAAACTCACTCAGATATATCACTTGAAAAGGAGAGGAGGAATGGCTATAGTAAAAGAACTTCACAAGTCAAGAATTTTGCATCAAACGCGAAGCTCCATGGCATCTCATATCTTAATGAAAACGGTAGGGATGATGGATCTAAGCAGAACATGGAGGATTGGAAAGAGCATAACcataataaaaaagagagaaattataAGTCCAGCGCTGATATGGGACATCCATCAttaaaatcaaaaagaaaaggggcATCATCCAGTCCTAAGAAGATGAATTCCAGCTGTAGTGAAACCAGGAAAAAGGTGGATCAGTTGCAGGAATCAGATTTTGACATTGGTCGGAAACATTACCATATCAAGCCAAGTAATATTGTGCTTCTTTGTCCAGTAGAAATTCCCCAGTCAAGTTCTTCAGAGGATTTTCAGCTTTCTGAATCAAGAACGTCATCGGATGAAAATTTTTCGGAATCAACCAAAAGTAGTTTGTCATATGTTTCCCTTCCTGATGAGGTTTACACTCCACAATCCGGGCCACTGCGTTCTGCAGTTGAGTTTTCTTCTTTGGAAATGATGCAACACAGCATTAGTACTGATCTGGGTGTAGATCGTTCTTCTGTTGTGTCTGAGATACCATCTtccacaataaataaaatttctagTCTGCAATCTGCGAGCGCTTGCTTTGAAAAGGATATGTTTGATGCTAAGCTGAGAGATCAGTGTGCTTTTAGTAAATTGAAGGAATCACTGGACCAAGAAACTGCTGAGCTGACAGCTCAGAAGGAAATGAATACTTCCCATAACCGTCGGTTTAGCTTCAGCTTAAGTCGAATTGGAAGAAGTTTCAGCTTCAAAGAGGGGCCTACGCTTCCACAATATAGTTCCATGCATGTTAGTGCAAAGTCTGGTCCGGTGACGCCTCAATCTTCTGTTCGTTGGGATAATCCAAGCAAAGAGAAGGCCAATAGTCATATCAGAAACCGGTCCAGCCCCTTGCGGAGGTTGTTAGACCCTTTATTGAAGCACAAGGCATCAGATAAACACCATTCAGCTCAAAGGGATCAGACACTAGAGGGAATTGCGAATTCAAGCTTCAGGACTATCGGTGTCAATGAATCACTGCTGGCTGAGAAGAGCCAAGGATCATCAGTTCAAGGCCTCTTGCAGCTTACAATAAAAAATGGAGTGCCTTTGTTGAAATTTGTGCTCAACAATGAAAGAAAGATTTTTGCTGCTACCAGGAATAGTTTAGCATCACTGGAGAAGGGTGATTTAGGCAGCTGTTTTACATTCTACCTGGTtaatgaaattaagaaaaagagtgGTGGATGGATAAGCCatggaaacaaagaaaaaagctgTGGCTATGCCTACAATGTTATTGCTCAGATGAAGTTTTCTAGCTGTAAAATCACCGAACCAACCAATCAGAACTCCAATAGAAAGTGTATGGTTAAAGAATATGTTCTGGTGGGTGTTGAAATCAGCCAGACGGATCAAGGACCACCGAAGTTCATCCAGAGCATGGAGCTTGCAGCTGTTGTTGTTGAGACCTCATGTGAAAAGAGCACTGTAGGACTGGATGATGATAATAACATGCTGAAGAAAGGATGCTCAAAGTGCTTGACGGATGAAAGATGCTTGTGCAGTTCAGGAGACAATGATGCCTCTGATTGCACTACAGTTGTACTTCCAGGTGGTGTGCATGGTTCACCAAACAAAGGTGAACCTACACCTTTGATCTATCGATGGAAAACCGGGGGATCATGTGATTGCGGGGGTTGGGACATTGGTTGCAGACTGCTTGTGCTCTCCAACCAGAACCAGAATTCAAGTATTGCAAAGAGCTATAAACCTTACAATGATCGTTTTCAACTTTTTGTTAAG GAAGGAGCTGAGCAAGAAAAACCACTTTTCACTTTGTTGCCACTGAAGGATGGTTTCTACTCGGTTGAATTCGACTCAACAATCACTCATTTACAGGCATTTTTCATTTCAGTTGCGGCTTTAAGCTGCCAGAAACTACCAGGTTCCTTGGAAATTGGTAACATGCATGAAGAGATCCTTAACCTTAAGGAACCCAGTTCCAAGAACAACAGAAAACTTCAGGGGAAAGCACCTTTAAAATATGCTCCAATGCCTCCACTATCCCCTGTCGGCAGAGTTTAA
- the LOC114415261 gene encoding uncharacterized protein LOC114415261 — translation MHLFSLLISAPSSTLFRFSTSKDKHPYELFFSAGQSHFLVPGGIAFSTMALYGTTLSFNGISSTTKEFNILPCSFTSSFRKLHHVCLPSFTPNRLVLGKSFGRGDQLCLLPGHISKLQMGRLRLGVKSEDSESILSSDNIALDEQTLEEELQNAIAEENYAKAAEIRDTLKNLQKDSKTTVFGANSRFYESFRTGDLAAMQTLWAKSDEVCCVHPGLRGISGYNDVIESWNFVWANYEFPLKIKLQDIKVHARGDMGYVTCMEFVKTKGGRWGGQFVTNVFEKIDGQWFICIHHASPVDL, via the exons ATGCACTTGTTCTCTCTGCTGATCTCTGCTCCTTCTTCCACTCTGTTTCGATTTTCCACTTCCAAG GATAAGCATCCTTATGAGTTATTTTTCTCGGCTGGTCAAAGCCATTTTTTAGTTCCTGGTGGAATAGCATTTTCAACTATGGCGCTCTATGGAACCACCTTATCCTTCAAT GGAATTTCTTCTACTACCAAGGAGTTTAATATCTTACCATGCTCATTCACCAGTAGCTTTCGGAAGCTACATCATGTTTGTCTACCTTCCTTTACTCCAAACAGATTAGTTTTGGGCAAAAGCTTTGGAAGAGGAGACCAACTGTGTCTTTTACCTGGTCATATTTCAAAGTTGCAAATGGGAAGATTGA GACTGGGAGTAAAAAGTGAAGACTCTGAGAGCATATTGAGTAGCGACAACATTGCATTGGATGAGCAGACATTGGAGGAGGAGCTACAGAATGCCATAGCTGAAGAGAATTATGCTAAGGCAGCAGAAATAAGGGATACTCTGAAAAACCTTCAGAAAGATAGCAAGACAACAGTGTTTGGAGCGAACAGCCGGTTTTACGAATCATTCAGGACTGGTGACCTTGCAGCCATGCAAACCCTGTGGGCAAAAAGCGATGAGGTATGCTGTGTCCACCCTGGTTTGAGAGGAATATCTGGTTACAATGATGTTATCGAGAGCTGGAATTTTGTATGGGCTAACTATGAATTTCCACTAAAAATTAAGCTACAAGACATTAAGGTTCATGCTAGAGGGGATATGGGGTATGTCACTTGCATGGAATTTGTAAAGACGAAAGGGGGCAGATGGGGAGGTCAATTTGTAACAAATGTGTTTGAGAAGATTGATGGACAGTGGTTTATTTGTATCCATCATGCTTCACCAGTAGACTTGTAA